The following is a genomic window from Hymenobacter monticola.
GTAGGCCTTCGGCGGCGCGCAGCGCTTCCACGGTGGGGTACTGGCGGGCGAGCTCGCGGTTGGTGAGGAAGCGGTGCACGCTGCTGTGGCAGGGCTGGCACAGGTCGACGGTGGGACCGTGCTTGCCACCTTCCTCGCGCGGCACCAGGTGGTGGCGCGAGGTGGCCTGCACCAGGCGTTCGCAGAGGCCGCACTGAGAATGGGCGCGGTCGAGGGTAGCAGCGGGTGGGCCGGGGATTAGCCGGTCGCGTCGTTGGGCCATATGTTGCAACAAATGGGTTGGGCGGGGGCTAACCACCTAATGCAATGAACAGCATTCATTAGCGGCAAGTTGCGGATTCGTTTTCATGGCGTTAACTTGGCCAGCATTGGTGTGCTTGCTCACCTTTTTTTGGCCGTTTATTGCCGCATTGTCGTTTTTCGCCTCTAATCTTAACTCATGACAACACCTGTACTCCCTGTTTCCTCCTCGAAAGGCCTGATGCGCGCAGGCCGGCTGCTAGGGGCCGTGGGGGCCCTCTGGCTGCTGAGTGCCTCCGCCGCCCACGCCCAAACCTGGATGGTGAGCACCACGGCTCAAATCAAGCTGGGCATTCTGGACAAGTACGGCCAGTTGGGGCCCTACACCGCCACCTTCGTAGTGCACAGCGAGAAAACCGGCAAGGACTACTTTCTGGTAAAGCAGCTGGCCAAAAACCAAACCGGCATCGACGTGCTGTTTCCCACCGACCCGGCCGACCCCGATTATTTCAAAGCCGAAAGCGGTGAGGCCGCCGTCGCCGCCCCCGGCCGCTACACCTGGGAATGCCGCGTAAAAGGCGTGAAAGCCGTGAGCGGCCGCTTCGTTTTCCCGGAAGTGGCCAACGACGTGACCGTGATTACCAAGTAATTCTGACGCGTTGCGAGTCTCCTTTCCTGAAAAGCCCGGCCCTCGGCTGGGTTTTTCGCGTTTAAGGTTCTCTTACTTCCCGCTTCTCACTCTCCTGCATCATGCCCCGCAAGTCCTTTTCCGAGCTCATCAACAGCCCCGGCATGCCGGTTCTGGTTGATTTCTTCGCCACGTGGTGTGGCCCCTGCAAGACGATGGCACCCATTCTGGAGCAGGTGGCGGCCCAGCACGGCGGCAAGCTGCGCGTCATCAAAATCGACGTGGATAAAAACCAGGCCGTGGCGCAGCAATACCGCGTGCAAAGCATTCCGACCCTGATTCTTTTTCACCAGGGGCAGCCGGTGTGGCGGCAGGCAGGCGTGGTGCCGGCCGCCCAAATTACGCAGGTGCTGCAACCCTACGTGGGCAAAAGTGCGTCGGTAAACCGGTAGCGCGGCAGTTGGGCAAACTATCTGCCCAACCCTGGCGTTGGGGGTGGCTACCTTTGCGCTACCGTCTCAGTTCCTGTATGGCCTTTTATTATTCTGCGCGTTATCTATTTATTATTCTTTTATTTAGCTGGGTGGGGCTGCAAGGGGCCTGGGCTCAGCAGGAAACCCGGTTCACCGTGAGCGGCACGGTGCGCAGCGCCCGGGGCGAGGCCCTTCCTGGGGCCAGCGTGGCGGTGCCGGCCCTCGGCACGGGCACCGCGGCCGATTCGCTGGGCCACTTCAGCCTGAGCCTGCCGGCGGGCCGCCACCAGCTGGTTATTGCCTTTATCGGCTACCTGCAGCAAACCCGCGACCTCAACCTGACCCGCAACCAGCGCCTGACCTTCGCCCTGGAAGAAGGCGGCAACGAGCTGGGCGAAGTGGTGGTGGAAGGCGCCGCCACCCTGCAGGAAAAGCTGAAAACCACCCAGATGGGCGTCGAGCACCTCAGCATTCGGGAGGCCAAGCTGCTGCCGGCCCTATTTGGCGAGGTCGACATACTGAAAACCCTGCAGCTGAAGCCTGGCGTGCAGAACGGTGGCGAAGGCAGCAGCGGCTTGTTTGTGCGCGGCGGCTCCTCGGACCAAAACCTGGTGCTGCTCGACAATGCGCTGGTGTACAACCCCAACCACTTGTTCGGGCTGTTTTCGGTGTTCAATTCCGACGCGGTGCAGAGCGTGGACCTTTATAAATCGGGCTTTCCGGCGCAGTTTGGCGGACGGCTCTCGTCGGTGGTGGATGTGAAGCTGCGCGAGGGCGACCGGCAGCACTACGTGGCCACGGGCGGCATCGGGCTCATTTCCTCGCGCCTCACCTACGAGGGGCCCATCAACAAGGGCAAGGGCTCGTTCATTGTGAGTGGCCGGCGCACCTACTTCGACATTTTCACGCGGGCGCTCAACAAGGTCAACGAGGGCAAGGAAGATTACAGCCCCATCCCCGACTACTACTTCTACGACATGAATGCCAAGGCCAACTACACCCTCGGCGAGAAGGACCACCTGTTTTTGACGGGCTACCTGGGGCGCGACATCTTTGGCTTCGGCAGCACGGGCGGCTTCAACTTCAATTTCAACTGGGGCAACACCGTGGGCACGTTGCGCTGGAACCACGTTTTCTCGCCCCAGCTATTTGTGAACACGTCCGTGGCGGTGTCTGATTATCAGTACAACCTCACCAACAAGCTCGATACCTTCACCTTCGGCTTGGGCTCGAACATCCGGGACTACACGGCCCGCACCGACTTCGAATACACGCCCACCGACCGGCACCAACTCAAAGCCGGCGCGCTCGTTACCCAGCACCGTTTCGGCGTGGGCCGCCTCGACGCCAACTCCGGCGACGGCCGCGTGAACTTCGGCTCCGACGTGAATTATTACGGGCTGGAAGGCGCGCTGTATGCTTCCGACAACTATAAGGCTTCCGACAAGCTGCAGTTCGAAGGCGGCCTGCGCCTCACCGGCTTCCGCAGCGGCTCGGACCAGTACGGCGGCGTGGAGCCGCGCGCGGCCGCGCGCTACGCCCTCAACGACCGCACTTCCTTCAAGGCCAACTACGCCCTGATGTACCAGTACGTCCACTTGGTGACCAACTCCGGCGCCACGCTGCCCACCGATATCTGGTATCCCTCGCGCTTGTCGGTGCGGCCCCAGCAATCGCAGCAGGTGAGCTCCGGGGCCAGCTTTCTGCTGGGCGATGGCAAGTATTTGCTCACCGATGAGGTGTACCACAAGTGGGGCCGCAACCAGGTCGATTTCCGCGACGGCGCCCAGCTGTTTGTGAACCCGGAACTGGACGCGGAATTCATATTTGGCAAAAGCTGGAGCTACGGCAACGAGATTTATCTAGAGAAGAAGACCGGCAAAACCACCGGCTGGATAGGCTACACGCTGGCTTGGAGCTGGCGCAACTTCCAACCCCAGCGCGGCACTTCCGGCATTAACAACGGCCAGGATTTCCACCCCAACTATGACCGTCGCCATAACCTGACGGTGGTAGTGCTGCATCAGCTCAATCCCCGCATCAACCTCACGGCTAGCTTTGTATATACCTCCGGCAACCTGACCACGCTGCCGCTGGGCCGCTTCGGCCTGCAGGATATTCCGGGCTCCAGCGTGGGCCTCGACCCGCGCCCCGTGCCCATCTACCCGAACCGCAATTCCTACCAGCTCATCCCCTACCACCGCCTCGACCTGGGCGTGGTGTACAAAATTGGCACCCGCCTCAACCAGGACCTCACCCTGAGCATCTACAACGCTTACAACCGCCGCAACGCCTACTTCGTGTTCTTCGACACGGTGCGCGACAAAGCCAGCGGCCGCACCACCGGCTTTGCGGCCCGGCAGGTGTCGCTGTTCCCGGTCATCCCCTCGCTGACGTATAATTTCCGGTTTTAGCCATGCCCCTGCGCAAGAATTTATCGGTTGCTCTGCTCGTGGCCCTGCCAGTGCTGGCTGGCTGCAGCAAGCTGCAAAACGACATCAACGTGCCGCTGCCGGCTTACTCGTCCGAGCTGGTGGTGGAGTGCTACCTGAAGCCGGGCAAGGTGCCCAGCCTGTCCGTTTCGACCACCGTGCCCTACCTCAGCTCGGTGCTGCCGCAGATTCCGACCGATGTAACCGTGACGCTCACCATGCCCGATGGCACGCCGGTGCCCCTGGCCTTCCAGCCCAATTACCAGGCGCTGATTGACACGGTTTCGGGCGTAAAATTCCACTCCCACATCGGGCGCACGCCGCTGGTGGCCCGCCCCGGCGACGTGTTCAAAATCGACGTGGCCGACACCAAAGGCCGGCACGTGACGGGCACCACCACCATGCTGGCCCCTATCCCGATTGATTCCCTGAACTACAAGTTCAACGATAAAACCGGCTCCGAGCGCAAGGCTTATTTCCTCACCAATTTCCGCGACCCCATCAGCCCCGACGACTGCTACCGCCTGCAGCTGCACAAGGGCAACCCAGCCAAAGGCGCGCTGCTCAAAAGCCCGGAAACGGATATGTCGCTCGAAGACCGGCTGCTCAACGGGCAGCAGTTCGTGGTGGGCACCAGCTACCGCTTCCGCGCCGGCGACACCGTGACGGCCACCCTCTACCACATCGACCGCGCGTTCTACCGCTTCCGCCAATCGACGCGCGACGCCCGCAACGCCAACGGCAACCCCTTCGCCCAGCCTTCGGCCATCTACAGCAACGTGCAGGGCGGCGTGGGCATTTTCACGGTGCTGAGCGGTACTGTGAAGACCAAAGTGGTGCAGTAAGATAAAGGCGGTATAATTTTATAATCGAGGCAACGTTACGCCGACCACGGGCATCCTACGCCTGTATTCCACCTTCAACCCCTTGCCACATGTTCACACTTCGACTGCGTAATTGGCTGTTCCTTTCTGCCTTCGCCGGCCTGGCCCTCGGTAGCTGCAGCAAAAAGGACGATGCTCAACCCGTGACGCCAACTTCTGCCACTACCCAGCAACTGGCCACCAGCGGGAGCTGGCGCCTGGATGAAATCACGCAAAACAGCCAGGTGAGCAGCAGCGGCGCCGGCATCAAGGACCGGTACAGCCTCAAGTTTCGCGCCGACGGCACCTATAGCCAAACCTTGCTGGCCGACAACACCACCTACAACGGCACCTGGATGCTGATGAGCAACAATACCGTGCTGGACTTCACCGACCACAAAGGCGCCAACTCGGAGTACACCATTTCCAGCGTTTCGGGCACGGCGCTCCGATACCGTTTCACTAACAAAACCAACCAGACCGAAGAACTGGGCTTTTCGGCTCAGCCCTGAGCAGGCGAGTGCCAGGTTGTGGCATGAAAAAACCGATGCTGTCCGGCATCGGTTTTTTTGTGCGCATGGCGCGGCTCACAATCCTGCTACCACGGCCTTTATCAGCGCCGTCAGGCGCGGCTCGGCGGCCGCCGCGGCGGCAAAAATATCGGCCAGCACCACGGGCTTGAGGTGGCCGGGCGCGCACAGGTCGGTGATGACCGACACGGCCAGCACCGGCAGGCTCAGCTGGCGGGCAGCAATGACTTCGGGCACCGTGCTCATGCCCACGGCGTCGGCCCCGATGAGGCGCAGGTAGCGGTACTCGGCCGGGGTTTCGAGCATGGGGCCGGGCACGCTTACGTACACGCCGCGGCGGGTGGTATCGGCCTGGCCCAGCGCCTGGGCGGCGGCTTCGGCGCGGCGGAGCAGGTCGGCGTCGTAGGGCGCAAACATGTCGGGGAAGCGCGGGCCCAGCTCGTCGAGGTTGGGGCCGATGAGTGGGTTGGTGGGCTGCAGGTTGATGTGGTCGTCGATGAGCATCAAATCGGCGATGCGGAAATCGGGGTTCAGCCCACCAGCCGCGTTGCTCACCAGCAGCCGGCTGATGCCCAGCAGCTTGAGCACCCGCACGGGCATGGCCACCTGCTGCATCGTGTAGCCTTCGTAGTAGTGGAAGCGCCCTTGCAGCACGGCCACTTTTTTGCCGCCCATGCGCCCCAGCAGCAGGCGCCCGGCGTGGCTTTCCACGGTACTGAGCGGAAAATTCGGAATGTCGGCGTAGTTGATTTCGTACTCTACTTCGACCTCCCTGGCCAGCGCCCCCAGCCCGGTGCCGAGGATGATACCGGTTTCGGGCTGGAAGTTTTGGGAATTGGTTTTGATGTAGGCAGCGGCTTCGCGCAGCGCCTTTATAACGGGGTTAGCAGTGTTCATGGGGCAAAGCAACGGAATAAAAGCGTCTGCTTTCAGTTTGGCTTCTACCGAGCTGGTTGCACGGCCTTTACTCAAACACTTTGTGTGGCCCTTCCAGCCTGCTCTTAAAGGCCATATCCTTTTACCGCGGATGATAGTGAAAACAGGAATTATATAAAAAATGACATTACATTAGAGCGCTGAAAAAACCTTGGTGCGCGTTCTACGCCTTCGAGTTGGGTATTCTTGCGCAGCGCTTTAAATTGGCCTACTTTCCACCCCTCCACAGGCTTCCAACTTATGAAATACGCCCCGCTGCTATTGCTCGTATTGGGCACGGCCTGCCAAAAAAAGACGGAAGATTCTCCGGCGCCCACGCCACCACCAGCCCGCTCGACGCCGCCAGCGGCCCGCTTTAGCGTACCGGCTTCGATTGAATCAAACGTGTCCTTTCAGGTAACCAATCAGTCGACCGATGCCACCAGTTTCTTGTGGACCTGGGGCGACGGCACCACCTCCACGGGCACCTCGCCTTCCCACTCGTTCGATTGGTCTGGCAAACTCCGCATTCGGTTGGCGGCGTCCTCGGCTACTGCTACCGACACCACCAGCCAAATAATCCAGGTAAACCCCGGCGCAGCACCGGTTAGTGTCTTGTCGGCTGCACCGGGCCGCTACCGAGGCCGATTGTACCGGACGGTGTATACCAGCAGCAGTAGCAGTGGCACCACCACGTATCGGGACACCACGATGGCGCTGACGGTGCCGAGTCCCCGACAGGTTCACATTTTCAACAACAACTTTTCCTACATAGTGGGCAGCTTCGTGTCGCCCCAGCCCTGGGCGGGCCATGCCCCCCAACGGAGAAATGCGATGTTTTCCTCCCTTCGAAACTTCGTGCAACTGGAACCTTCAGGCGACAGCATCTATGTCTACTTGTACTCCGGTGGGGTGGTCCGAGCCGATGCTATTTGGAAGTTCTACGGCGGGAAACAACCGTAATCTACGCTTGCGGCGTGCAAAAAAAGGCTTACCCGAGTGGGTAAGCCTTTTTTTGCACGCCGCGGCCCCTACTGAATGTCCAGCGTGTAGGGCAGGCGGGCTTGCACGCCGCGCATCTGCATGAGTTGCTGGTACTGCGCGTAGGCCGGGTACAGCGGGCCAAGTTCGGCTTTCAGGGCGCGGGTTTTGGCCTCGTCGTCATCATCGCCGAGGCCGATGCGTGAAAACAGGCTTTCCAGGCTCGACTTCTGGCGGGGCAGGCGCTGCACGCGGTAGTCGTCGGCCTTGAGGTGGGCGCGGTTGGCGGCAATGTTGAGTGCGTCCTGGTAGTCACCCAGCACGTCCACAAGGCCGTTGCCTTTGGCTTCGAGGCCGCTCCAGACGCGGCCCGAGGCCAGGCGGCGCAGGCGTTCCACGGGCATGCGGCGTCCCTGCGCGGCCTTGCTGGTGAAGTCGGCGTAGATGCGGTTTACTTCCGCTTGCAGGGTGCGCTTCTCAAATTCCGACAGCGGGCGGGTGATGGTGGGCAGGTCAGAGAACTTGCCGGTGGTCACGCGGTCCACGGTGATGCCGAGCTTGTCGGCCAGCAGCGGCTGGATGTTGGGCAGCACGCCAAACACGCCAATGGAACCCGTGATGGTGTTCGGATGGGCCACAATGGTGTCGCAGGCCATGGCAATGTAGTAGCCGCCGGACGCCGCCACGTCGCTCATGCTGGCGATGATGGGCTTTACTTTTTTAGTGAGCAGGACTTCCCGGTAGATGATGTCGGAAGCCAGCGACGAGCCGCCCGGCGAGTTGATGCGCAGGACCACGGCCTTCACCTTTTCGTCGAGGCGGGCCTTGCGGATGGCCTCGGCAAACTTGGTGCTGCCGATGTTGTCGTCGGAGCCGCGCCCGGTCACGATGTCGCCTTCGGCGTAGATGACGGCAATGCGGTTGCCGCTGGTTTTGCCTTCTTTTTCGTTGGCGTCTTTGTCGTCGGTGTAGTCGCTCAGGCTCACCAGGTTGGGCTTTTTGTCTTTGGCCAGGCCCAGCTTGCCCCGCATAAAGTCCTGCACTTCATCGAAGTAGCCGAGCTTGGTCACCATTTTCAGGCGCAGGGCGTCGTCGGCGTTGTGCACCAGCATCGAGTCCGAAATCACCTTGAGGCGGGCGGGGGCGATGCCACGCGACTTGGCCACCTGCTCCACCATGTAGCCGTTGATGGAATTCAGGAACGACACGGTCTGGTAGCGGGCCGAATCGGAGAAGCTTTCGCGGAAAAACGGCTCCACGGCGCTCTTGAACGAGCCCACCCGAAAGATGTATGGCTGAATGCCGGCCTTGTCGAACAGGCGCTTGTAGAACATCACCTCCGAGCTCAAGCCATTAAATTCGAGCGTGCCCTGCGGGTTAAGGTAGATTTGGTTGGCCACCGAGGCCAGGTAGAAGCTTTTCTCCGAGGCGATTTCGTGGTAGGCCACCACAAATTTGCCACTTTTCTTAAAGTCCACCAGCGCGTCGCGCACTTCCTCCAGCGAGGCCATGCCGCCCTGCACCAGGCCCAGGTTCAGCAAGATGCCCTTGATGTCGGAATCGGACTTGGCGCGGCGGATGGCGGCTTTCAGGTCGACGAGGCCCGTGGAGGAGTTGTTGCCGCCGAAGCCGAATTTATCGTCGCGGCCGCGCTCGGTCAGCGGCTCGGTCAGCTTGAGTTCGAGCACGGAGTTGGCGGCAACGTCCTTTTTGTCGCCGGCACTGGCCGCCGCCCCGATGATGCCCGCCAGAATCAGAAACCCAATGAAACTGAACGCAACCAGCCCCACAATGGTGGCCAGCACAAATTTAAAGAATTGACGCATAAGACCACAGATTATGCAGATTTAACGGATAAGAACGGATTCAGGGATTCAATTCTGCACGATTGATTCCTATCCAATGAGCGGGCAAGTTACGCGCTGATGTATCGTTTGGCTTTGCTACGCATTACATCTATTGCGAAATCTCACAGAGCTTCTGGAATCCGTTCTTATCCGTTAAATCTGCATAATCTGCGGTCAGTAGCCGTACTTCTCGCCCCACCAGCCGCGCAGCCGCTCCTGAATTTTGGCCTCGCTGGGGTTGAGGCCGGGCTCATAGAAGCGCTTGCCGCTCAGCGCATCGGGCAAAAACTCCTGCTCTTCGAAGTTGCCTTCGCCGTTGTGCGAGTAAGCGTATTCCTTGCCGTAACCGAGTTGCTTCATCAGGCGCGTGGGGGCGTTGCGCAGGGGCACCGGCACGGGGTACACGCCGTTGGCTTTCACCTCGGCCTGCGCCGCCCGAATGGCCATGTAAGCCGCGTTGCTCTTGGGCGAGGTGGCGAGGTAGATGACCGTCTGGGCCAAAATCAAATCCGACTCGGGCAGGCCGATGACGGTGCAGGCCTGGAAGCAGCTGGTGGCCAGCATCAGGGCATTGGGGTTGGCATTGCCGATGTCCTCACTGGCCAGGATGAGCATGCGGCGGGCAATGAACTTCACGTCTTCGCCGCCTTCCAGCATCACGGCCAGGTAATAGAGCGCCGCGTTGGGGTCGGAGCCGCGCATGCTTTTGATGAAGGCTGAAATCACGTCGTAGTGCATTTCGCCGCCCTTATCGTAGCGCGCCAGCGGGCGCTGGGCCACCTGCTGCACCACGGCATCGGTGATTTCGATGACGCCTTTTTTGGTGGGCGGCGTGCTTTGCACCACAATTTCCAGGAGGTTGAGCAGCTTGCGGGCGTCGCCGCCGCTCAGGGCCAGCAGGGCCCGGTCTTCCTTCAGCACCACCTTCTTCTGCTTCAGTGCCTCGTCTTCGGCCAGGGCCTTGTCCACCAGCCCGCGCAGCGTTTCCGGGCTCAGCGCCTCCAGCACGTACACCTGGCAGCGCGAGAGCAAGGCCGGAATGACCTCAAACGAGGGATTCTCGGTGGTGGCTCCAATCAGCGTCACGGTGCCGTGCTCCACCGCGCCCAGCAGCGCATCCTGCTGCGCCTTGCTGAAGCGGTGAATCTCATCTATAAATAGCACCGTGCCGCGCTGCCGCTTCGCTTTCTCGATAACATCGCGCACGTCTTTCACGCCGGCATTGATGGCGCTGAGGGCCGAAAACGGGTGTTTCAGCTCGCTGGCCAGCAGGTGGGCCAGGGTGGTTTTGCCCACACCGGGCGGGCCCCACAGGATGAGACTGGGCAGGCGGCCGGCGTTGAGGTAGCGGCGCAGGACGCCGGTTTCTCCCACAAGGTGCTGCTGGCCGGCGTAATCGGCCAAGCGGCGCGGGCGCTGGCGCTCGGCCAGGGGTGCGTCGGGCCCGGGCGCGGCCGGCGGGGTGAAGGCAGTGGGTTCGTCGTCGGGAAATAAAGAGGCCATGGGAAGCGAAGCAGCGCAGAAGTAGCGCGAACTTTGTGGTTCGCGTTTTAGAACGTTCGGCGCCGAATCGGGTTCTGACGGCGCGAAAACGCGAACCACAAAGTTCGCGCTACTTCCGGCTACTATGTCCAATCAACTCCGCGTCCACGCGGCCCTTTTCCTGGTCACGCTCATTTACGCGGCCAATTATTCGCTTTCCAAGGATGTGATGCCCGTGTACATGACGCCGTTTGGCATCGTGACGCTGCGGGTACTGGGGGCCTCCAGCTTCTTTGCGCTCATCAAATACTTCGTGGCCCCGCAGGATAAAATCACCGGTTGGGCCGACAACCGGCGGTCCATCCTCTGCGGCATCTGCGGCATTGGGGTTAACCAGCTGCTGTTTTTTTCGGGGCTGAACCTGACCTCGCCCATCAGCGCCTCGCTGCTGCAAACCATCGCGCCCATCGTGGTGGTTATCGCCTCGGCCATCTTGCTGAGCGAGAAGATTACGCTGCCGCGAGTGCTGGGTATTGCGGTGGGCGCGGCCGGCGCGGCCACACTCATCCTCAGCCGCAACGCCCAGGCGGCCGTGTACCCGCACGCCACGCTGGGCAACCTGTTCATTCTGGCTAATGCCACCGTGTTCGGCCTCTACCTGGTGCTGGTGCAGCCGCTCATGCGTAAGTACCACGCCTTCACGGTGCTGGCGCGGGTGTTTCTGGTGGGCGCCATCATTGCGGTGCCCTTTGGCTGGCACGACGCCCTGACCGCCAACTATGCCAGCTTTCCACTAAAAATTTGGCTGGAAATCGGCTACATGGTGGTCTTTCTCACCATCTTGGCTTATTTGCTGAATAACTGGGCGTTGAAGTATGCCTCCCCCGCCCTACTGGGCGTGTACATCTACCTGCAGCCGGTGCTGGCCGTGCTCATTGCCGTGGGCCTGGGCAAAGACCACCTCACCTGGGGCAAGGCCGGACAGGCAGCCCTCATCTTCCTGGGCGTGTGGCTGGTGAGCCAGAAACCCAAGGCAGCGCAGGTGCCGGCGGTGGCGGCTGTGCAGAATGAGTGACCTTGGCATCCATCTGGTGTCAGCCATTTACTTTTCCCAAAACGCAATGAAACCCATTTTCTTTTTCTACCTCGTGCTCTTGCTGTTTAAACAGGAGGCCTTTGGGCAAGGTGCAAAGCCGGACAAATTCTACGTTTTTGTGGGCGAGAAAATCGAAGTCAAAGAGTTTCAGGTGGAAGCGAAACCCGGGACAATTATCATGAATCAGGGCTTTAAGGCCAAATACAAGGTGCTGAAGAACCTGTACGGCAATTTTTCTAAAGACACGATTGAATTTGACGCCTACGACCATTACGGGTTTCCTGGCTTTGCAAATTACTCCCACGTCCTGCTGTACGTTTCCGAATACAATGGACGACTATACCACGAGAAGTATCAATTCTCACCGGTTTATAAAACAGGCAACAACCGTTGGGCAGGCCCCTATGCCAAAATCGATTACGAACACCCTTACGCCAAGTCCACAACGTTAAAGCCTGAAAAGATTTCCTTTCCTGCCGAAGCCGCCGTTGATATCTCGAAATATTCGCCGGAGCGTATTCCAGAGTTATTTCCCCAGCCTTATTATACCGTGGGCAATGGTCGGGCAATGCCTTTGATGGGGAACTACATCGAAGAAATGTTTCAGCTGAAAAAAGAAGGAATTCTAAAAGCCCGGGGTATTTTCTGATAACTGGCCCCAACAAAAAAGCCCCTGCCGAAGCAGGGGCTTTTTTGTTGGGGCCGGAATCAACTTAAAGGTGAATCACCTCGCCATAAGCTGCTGCAGCCGCCTCCATGATGGCTTCGCTCATGGTGGGGTGCGGGTGCACGGCCTTGATGATTTCCATGCCGGTGGTTTCGAGCTTGCGGGCGACCACTACCTCGGCAATCATCTCGGTCACGTTCATGCCAATCATGTGGGCACCGAGCCACTCGCCGTATTTCTTGTCGAAGATGACTTTCACGAAGCCGTCTTTGGCGCCGGCGGCGCTGGCTTTGCCCGAGGCCGAGAAGGGGAATTTGCCCACCAGCACGTCATAGCCTTTTTCCTTGGCTTCGGCTTCGGTGTAGCCCACGCTGGCGATTTCGGGCGAGGCGTAGGTGCAGCCGGGGATGTTCTGGTAGTTGAGCGGCTCGGGGTGGTGGCCGGCAATTTTCTCCACGCAGATGATGCCTTCGGCCGAGGCCACGTGGGCCAGCGCGGGGCCGGGCACGATGTCGCCGATGGCGTAGATGCCGGGCACGTTGGTCTGGTAGAAGTCGTCCACAATCACGCGGCCGCGCTCCACTTTGATGCCCAGCTCTTCGAGGCCAATGTTTTCGAGGTTGGTGACCACGCCGGCGGCGCTCAGCACCACGTCGCAGTCAATCTGCTGCTCGCCTTTGGCGGTTTTGATGGTCACTTTGCAGCCTTCGCCGGCGGTGTCCACCTTGGTTACTTCGGCGCTAGTGAGCACGTTCACGCCGATTTTGCGGAACGACTTCTCCATCTGGCGCGACACTTCCTCGTCCTCCACCGGCACGATGCGGGGCAGGTACTCCACCACCGTCACTTCGGAGCCCATGGTGCGGTAGAAGTAGGCAAACTCGACGCCGATGGCGCCCGAGCCCACCACCACGAGCCGCTTGGGCAGTTGCTCCATGGCCATGGCCTTGCGGTAGCCGATGATTTTCTGGTTGTCGATGGGCAGGGCGGGCAACTCGCGGGCGCGGGCGCCGGTGGCCAGGATGATGCTCTTGGCTTCCACTGTTTCCTTGCTGCCGTCGGCTTTGGTCACTTCCACTTTGCCGGGGGCCAGCACTTTGCCGGTGCCCATGATGGCTTCAATCTTGTTCTTTTTGAACAGGAAGTTGATGCCTTTGCTCATGCCTTCGGCCACGCCGCGGCTGCGCTTGATGACGGCACCAAAGTCGTAGCCAACCCCATCGGCCTTCAGGCCGTAATCGGCGGCGTGGTTGAGGTATTCGAACACTTGCGCGCTCTTGAGCAGCGCTTTGGTGGGAATGCAGCCCCAGTTGAGGCAGATGCCGCCCAGCGACTCGCGCTCGATGACGCCCACTTTCAACCCCAACTGCGACGCCCGGATGGCGGCTACGTACCCCCCGGGGCCGCTGCCGACCACCACCAAATCAAATTGCAATGCCATAAAATGCTCGGAAAGAAAAATTTACATCGGGTCCGGCGGGTGGACCCATCCCGTTAGGGAAGCAAAGATAGCCGCGCCTTCGCACCGCACGGCTATCCAGGCCCTACCTCGTTATATTGCCTGTACTATTTTGGCCCGATGCGTGCTAGCAGCCAATCTTGTCACTCTTCCGTATAAGCCCCCGGCTGCGGTTTAGCTGCTCCGCGCCTTACTTTTTGACCTTATGAAATCACGTCTTCGC
Proteins encoded in this region:
- the sppA gene encoding signal peptide peptidase SppA, which translates into the protein MRQFFKFVLATIVGLVAFSFIGFLILAGIIGAAASAGDKKDVAANSVLELKLTEPLTERGRDDKFGFGGNNSSTGLVDLKAAIRRAKSDSDIKGILLNLGLVQGGMASLEEVRDALVDFKKSGKFVVAYHEIASEKSFYLASVANQIYLNPQGTLEFNGLSSEVMFYKRLFDKAGIQPYIFRVGSFKSAVEPFFRESFSDSARYQTVSFLNSINGYMVEQVAKSRGIAPARLKVISDSMLVHNADDALRLKMVTKLGYFDEVQDFMRGKLGLAKDKKPNLVSLSDYTDDKDANEKEGKTSGNRIAVIYAEGDIVTGRGSDDNIGSTKFAEAIRKARLDEKVKAVVLRINSPGGSSLASDIIYREVLLTKKVKPIIASMSDVAASGGYYIAMACDTIVAHPNTITGSIGVFGVLPNIQPLLADKLGITVDRVTTGKFSDLPTITRPLSEFEKRTLQAEVNRIYADFTSKAAQGRRMPVERLRRLASGRVWSGLEAKGNGLVDVLGDYQDALNIAANRAHLKADDYRVQRLPRQKSSLESLFSRIGLGDDDDEAKTRALKAELGPLYPAYAQYQQLMQMRGVQARLPYTLDIQ
- a CDS encoding replication-associated recombination protein A; the protein is MASLFPDDEPTAFTPPAAPGPDAPLAERQRPRRLADYAGQQHLVGETGVLRRYLNAGRLPSLILWGPPGVGKTTLAHLLASELKHPFSALSAINAGVKDVRDVIEKAKRQRGTVLFIDEIHRFSKAQQDALLGAVEHGTVTLIGATTENPSFEVIPALLSRCQVYVLEALSPETLRGLVDKALAEDEALKQKKVVLKEDRALLALSGGDARKLLNLLEIVVQSTPPTKKGVIEITDAVVQQVAQRPLARYDKGGEMHYDVISAFIKSMRGSDPNAALYYLAVMLEGGEDVKFIARRMLILASEDIGNANPNALMLATSCFQACTVIGLPESDLILAQTVIYLATSPKSNAAYMAIRAAQAEVKANGVYPVPVPLRNAPTRLMKQLGYGKEYAYSHNGEGNFEEQEFLPDALSGKRFYEPGLNPSEAKIQERLRGWWGEKYGY
- a CDS encoding DMT family transporter yields the protein MSNQLRVHAALFLVTLIYAANYSLSKDVMPVYMTPFGIVTLRVLGASSFFALIKYFVAPQDKITGWADNRRSILCGICGIGVNQLLFFSGLNLTSPISASLLQTIAPIVVVIASAILLSEKITLPRVLGIAVGAAGAATLILSRNAQAAVYPHATLGNLFILANATVFGLYLVLVQPLMRKYHAFTVLARVFLVGAIIAVPFGWHDALTANYASFPLKIWLEIGYMVVFLTILAYLLNNWALKYASPALLGVYIYLQPVLAVLIAVGLGKDHLTWGKAGQAALIFLGVWLVSQKPKAAQVPAVAAVQNE
- the lpdA gene encoding dihydrolipoyl dehydrogenase — protein: MALQFDLVVVGSGPGGYVAAIRASQLGLKVGVIERESLGGICLNWGCIPTKALLKSAQVFEYLNHAADYGLKADGVGYDFGAVIKRSRGVAEGMSKGINFLFKKNKIEAIMGTGKVLAPGKVEVTKADGSKETVEAKSIILATGARARELPALPIDNQKIIGYRKAMAMEQLPKRLVVVGSGAIGVEFAYFYRTMGSEVTVVEYLPRIVPVEDEEVSRQMEKSFRKIGVNVLTSAEVTKVDTAGEGCKVTIKTAKGEQQIDCDVVLSAAGVVTNLENIGLEELGIKVERGRVIVDDFYQTNVPGIYAIGDIVPGPALAHVASAEGIICVEKIAGHHPEPLNYQNIPGCTYASPEIASVGYTEAEAKEKGYDVLVGKFPFSASGKASAAGAKDGFVKVIFDKKYGEWLGAHMIGMNVTEMIAEVVVARKLETTGMEIIKAVHPHPTMSEAIMEAAAAAYGEVIHL